One window of the Paenibacillus beijingensis genome contains the following:
- a CDS encoding ABC transporter permease gives MSTVLSDKRSGSSAESLHEARGRHRRERRALLVRAVLHHKLAVAGLMLVVLVALLALLAPVLTAYNPLTVDVVNRLSPPSGKHLFGTDNFGRDIFARAAYGARLSLLVGLSVAVIAGAAGMLIGLAAAYFRRMDYLLMRLCDGLMAFPAILLAIAIMAALGPKIQNVIIALSIVYTPNVARAVRSTALVVKEQTFVEALGSLGAGHIRILLGNIAPNCLTPLIIQGTFIFADAIISEAALSFLGAGIPAPAASWGNILFDGKTYIYNGWWMVLFPGILLMLTVLGLNLSGDGLRDLLDPHSKK, from the coding sequence GTGAGTACCGTACTGTCCGATAAAAGATCCGGAAGCAGTGCCGAGTCTCTGCATGAAGCGCGGGGACGTCATCGGCGGGAACGGCGGGCGCTGCTGGTTCGGGCTGTTCTTCACCATAAGCTGGCAGTGGCCGGGCTGATGCTCGTCGTCCTGGTGGCGCTGCTTGCGTTGCTGGCTCCTGTCCTTACCGCATACAACCCGCTCACGGTTGATGTCGTGAACAGGCTAAGTCCACCGTCGGGCAAGCATCTGTTCGGAACCGACAATTTCGGACGCGACATTTTTGCGCGTGCCGCTTACGGGGCGCGCCTGTCGCTGCTCGTAGGTCTGAGTGTGGCTGTCATTGCGGGTGCGGCAGGCATGCTGATCGGTCTGGCAGCCGCTTATTTCCGGCGTATGGACTATCTGCTCATGCGCTTATGCGACGGTTTGATGGCGTTTCCGGCCATTTTGCTCGCAATTGCCATCATGGCGGCGCTCGGCCCGAAAATTCAAAATGTGATTATTGCATTGTCTATTGTATATACCCCGAACGTGGCCCGTGCCGTGCGATCAACCGCTCTGGTCGTAAAGGAGCAGACATTTGTGGAAGCGCTCGGTTCGCTTGGGGCGGGACATATCCGCATTTTGCTCGGCAATATCGCGCCTAACTGTCTGACACCGCTTATTATTCAAGGCACGTTCATTTTTGCTGACGCCATTATCTCGGAAGCGGCGCTCAGTTTTCTCGGAGCGGGTATTCCGGCGCCTGCGGCAAGCTGGGGCAACATTTTGTTTGACGGCAAAACCTACATTTACAACGGCTGGTGGATGGTGCTGTTTCCCGGAATACTGTTGATGCTGACAGTTCTTGGACTGAATCTTTCCGGCGATGGATTGCGGGATCTGCTGGACCCCCATAGCAAGAAATAA
- a CDS encoding serine hydrolase has protein sequence MLELRSNIEQLTGQAGGMWGVTVTDLHSGEKMTLNGSEPFNSASIIKVPIMAAAFAAVYDGELALGSRIECRLDDMAGGSGIMRHLTPGVALTVNDLITLMIIQSDNTATNMLIDALGTNRIQATVAELGMTNTRFYHKVGLMMAQPEGRNTITADDAAIMLTRLGEGSFISRHACQQMIDIMKNQQYRNGLPQQLPAAGAGPVGILPEWELANKTGWVDGIQHDAGILYAKGRAVAVTVLSRNGGTPSEALACIAAIGREVYRYMCRQE, from the coding sequence ATGCTTGAGCTGCGCAGCAATATTGAACAGCTGACAGGGCAAGCCGGAGGAATGTGGGGTGTGACTGTCACAGATTTGCATTCAGGCGAGAAGATGACCCTAAATGGCAGCGAGCCGTTTAACTCCGCGAGTATTATTAAGGTCCCGATTATGGCCGCCGCTTTTGCGGCGGTTTACGACGGGGAGTTGGCCCTTGGCAGCCGGATTGAATGCCGCCTGGATGATATGGCCGGCGGCTCAGGCATTATGCGGCATTTGACGCCGGGAGTTGCGCTGACGGTGAACGATCTCATTACGCTCATGATTATTCAAAGCGATAATACCGCGACCAACATGCTCATTGATGCGCTTGGCACAAACCGTATTCAGGCAACGGTTGCCGAGCTTGGCATGACAAACACCCGCTTTTACCACAAAGTAGGCTTGATGATGGCGCAGCCCGAAGGCCGCAACACGATAACGGCCGACGATGCGGCCATCATGCTGACAAGACTCGGTGAAGGCAGCTTTATATCCCGCCATGCGTGCCAACAGATGATCGACATCATGAAAAACCAGCAGTACCGAAACGGTTTGCCGCAGCAATTGCCGGCTGCCGGTGCTGGTCCTGTCGGCATACTGCCGGAATGGGAACTTGCCAACAAGACAGGCTGGGTCGACGGCATCCAGCACGACGCCGGCATTTTATATGCCAAAGGCCGTGCGGTAGCCGTCACCGTATTATCCAGGAATGGCGGCACCCCTTCGGAGGCGCTGGCGTGCATCGCTGCAATCGGCAGGGAAGTATATCGTTATATGTGCCGCCAAGAGTAA
- a CDS encoding ABC transporter ATP-binding protein, translated as MALNRGLRSEQPILEVKGLKKHFPVKGGLGAPKRQVKAINDVSFALYEGETYGLVGESGCGKSTTGRAILRLIEPSEGQLIYNGSDLCKLDRKSMMALRKEMQMIFQDPYSSLNPRKRVGTMIEEPLVIHGIGNKHERTLKALELLEKVGLHPEQYYRFPHEFSGGQRQRIGIARALAVQPKIIICDEPVSALDVSIQSQIINLLEELQERERLTYLFISHDLGVVRHMTDRIGVMYMGRIVEEAPTELLFERPLHPYTRELLAAIPVPGKERRRHARSGETPSPLNLPVGCAFQSRCPHVTERCRQEAPRRQQIEMNHYTECHLYETGEALN; from the coding sequence ATGGCGCTCAATCGGGGACTGCGCTCTGAACAGCCGATTCTGGAAGTGAAGGGATTAAAAAAACACTTTCCTGTGAAGGGCGGGCTTGGAGCGCCGAAGCGGCAGGTGAAAGCGATCAATGACGTAAGTTTTGCGCTGTATGAGGGTGAAACCTACGGGCTTGTCGGCGAGTCGGGCTGCGGCAAAAGCACGACCGGCCGCGCCATTCTGCGGCTGATTGAGCCGTCGGAAGGCCAACTAATTTATAATGGCTCCGATTTGTGCAAGCTCGACCGCAAAAGCATGATGGCGCTGCGCAAGGAAATGCAAATGATTTTTCAGGACCCGTATTCTTCACTCAACCCGCGTAAGCGAGTCGGGACGATGATTGAAGAGCCGCTCGTTATTCACGGTATCGGAAATAAGCATGAGCGGACGCTCAAAGCGCTGGAGCTGCTGGAGAAGGTTGGACTTCATCCGGAGCAGTATTACCGCTTTCCGCACGAGTTTTCGGGCGGACAAAGGCAGCGGATCGGCATCGCCCGCGCGCTCGCCGTGCAGCCGAAGATTATAATCTGCGACGAGCCTGTATCCGCGCTGGACGTGTCCATCCAATCGCAAATCATTAATCTGCTCGAGGAGCTGCAGGAACGGGAGCGCCTGACGTATTTATTCATTTCCCATGATCTGGGCGTCGTTCGTCATATGACGGATCGGATCGGCGTGATGTATATGGGCCGAATTGTCGAGGAAGCGCCGACAGAGCTTCTGTTTGAACGGCCGCTTCATCCTTATACGAGAGAGCTGCTGGCCGCTATTCCGGTTCCGGGCAAGGAGCGGCGCCGCCACGCCAGAAGCGGCGAGACACCGTCACCGCTCAATCTGCCGGTTGGCTGCGCTTTTCAAAGCCGTTGTCCCCATGTAACGGAACGGTGCCGCCAGGAGGCACCGCGGAGGCAGCAGATCGAAATGAATCATTACACGGAATGCCATCTGTATGAAACCGGGGAGGCCTTGAATTGA
- a CDS encoding ABC transporter ATP-binding protein produces the protein MESRADGNGSDVLLRVEELKTRFDTVRGTVTAVDGVQFTIRKGEILGVVGESGCGKSVTSRSIMRLYDENKAVSHEGGVFYKNENLLSLSKKRMRQIRGNEIAMIFQDTLSSLNPVYSIGSQIAEAVRRHTKCGRKHAYEKAVLLLADVGIPDPAKRVHEFPHQLSGGMRQRVMIAMALACEPGLLIADEPTTALDVTIQSQILDLISSLQERYGMSIMLITHDLGVVTEICTRVVVMYLGQIIEDTDVSTLFRNPLHPYTQGLLQSMPKADSPRSGRLSSIPGVVPSLHHVPAGCRFAGRCPHADHKCLECAPKLESVEDGHLVRCWHYRSIRWEGGTEHGAQSGTAL, from the coding sequence ATCGAAAGCCGTGCAGATGGGAACGGATCGGATGTCTTGCTGCGCGTGGAGGAACTGAAAACCCGCTTTGATACGGTCAGAGGTACCGTTACTGCCGTGGACGGAGTGCAGTTTACGATACGCAAAGGGGAAATATTGGGTGTTGTCGGCGAGTCGGGCTGCGGCAAAAGTGTGACTTCCCGATCGATTATGCGGCTGTACGACGAAAACAAGGCAGTCAGCCATGAGGGCGGCGTTTTTTATAAAAACGAAAATTTGCTGTCCTTGTCCAAGAAACGGATGCGGCAAATCCGCGGCAACGAGATCGCCATGATTTTTCAGGATACGCTAAGCTCGCTTAATCCCGTTTATTCGATCGGCAGCCAGATCGCGGAGGCGGTCCGGCGGCATACAAAATGCGGCAGGAAGCACGCTTATGAAAAAGCGGTGCTGTTGCTCGCTGATGTGGGGATACCCGATCCGGCCAAGCGGGTGCATGAATTTCCGCATCAGTTGTCCGGCGGCATGAGGCAGCGGGTGATGATTGCCATGGCGCTTGCTTGCGAGCCTGGCCTGCTCATTGCGGACGAGCCGACGACCGCTCTGGATGTAACGATTCAATCGCAAATACTGGATCTGATCAGCAGTTTGCAGGAGCGGTATGGCATGAGCATTATGCTCATTACCCACGATTTGGGTGTCGTCACCGAAATATGCACACGGGTCGTTGTGATGTATCTCGGGCAAATCATCGAAGATACAGATGTGTCCACGTTGTTCCGCAATCCGCTGCATCCCTATACGCAGGGCTTGCTGCAATCGATGCCGAAGGCGGACAGCCCGAGGAGCGGCCGCTTAAGCTCAATTCCCGGCGTGGTGCCATCGCTGCATCATGTCCCGGCAGGCTGCCGCTTTGCCGGCCGCTGTCCGCATGCTGATCACAAATGTTTGGAGTGCGCGCCAAAGCTGGAAAGTGTCGAGGACGGGCATCTAGTTCGCTGCTGGCATTACCGGAGCATCAGGTGGGAAGGGGGAACGGAACATGGCGCTCAATCGGGGACTGCGCTCTGA
- a CDS encoding ABC transporter permease produces MLAYTGKRLLSLIPILGIVAIVVFFMIHLTPGDPAAIMLGPEASQQDIANLRSHLGLDEPVIVRFAEWIGGVLTGDLGTSIFMKMPVSEAIMEHAGPTVSLTIMAQFIAIIIAIPLGIWAARKKGELTDQAVMGVSLLGISTPSFLIGLFLILLFAVRLHWLPASGYQPLTEGLGAHLKYLLLPSLSLGFMQAALIARMTRASMLEVLNQSFIEIARAKGLHETTIVFKHALRNASIPILTVTGQSLALLIGGATVTESVFNIPGIGQLIVNSVERRDYEVIQGVVLVIATLYVFINLVIDLLYGLLDPRVRLNR; encoded by the coding sequence ATGCTGGCTTATACGGGCAAGCGGTTGCTGTCTTTGATTCCTATTCTGGGTATCGTCGCCATTGTCGTATTTTTTATGATTCATCTTACCCCCGGCGACCCGGCGGCAATAATGCTCGGACCGGAGGCCTCGCAGCAGGATATTGCCAACTTGCGGAGTCACCTTGGACTCGATGAGCCTGTGATTGTCCGGTTTGCAGAATGGATCGGGGGAGTGCTGACCGGCGATCTCGGCACATCGATTTTCATGAAAATGCCGGTGAGCGAAGCGATCATGGAGCACGCGGGTCCAACGGTGTCCCTGACCATTATGGCGCAATTCATTGCTATTATCATTGCGATTCCGCTCGGCATATGGGCCGCCAGAAAAAAAGGAGAGCTTACGGACCAGGCCGTGATGGGCGTCTCTTTACTCGGTATTTCAACGCCCAGTTTCCTGATTGGACTGTTTTTAATTTTACTGTTCGCAGTGCGCCTTCATTGGCTCCCTGCTTCCGGATACCAGCCGCTTACTGAGGGTCTGGGAGCCCATCTCAAATATTTGCTGCTTCCGTCTCTTTCCCTCGGGTTTATGCAGGCCGCGCTTATCGCCCGCATGACACGGGCGTCCATGCTGGAGGTTTTGAACCAGAGTTTTATCGAGATTGCCCGCGCCAAAGGACTGCATGAAACGACGATTGTGTTCAAACATGCGCTCCGCAACGCCTCGATTCCAATCTTGACCGTAACCGGGCAGTCGCTTGCGCTGCTTATTGGAGGGGCTACCGTAACCGAATCGGTATTTAACATTCCAGGCATCGGACAGCTGATTGTCAATTCGGTGGAACGCCGGGATTACGAGGTCATTCAGGGGGTCGTACTGGTCATTGCCACGCTTTACGTGTTTATTAATCTGGTTATCGATTTGCTGTACGGCCTTCTGGATCCCCGGGTTCGTTTGAACCGTTAA